A single region of the Sandaracinaceae bacterium genome encodes:
- a CDS encoding tetratricopeptide repeat protein, with protein sequence MADGRRAMVRGDFEGAARAFGRATEETPDDPRAWLALGRAEMNAERYARARDAFTRLATLRPRAALPRVLIGNCWELQRRYDEALIAYRHAVEVAPRSAYAHRVLGTRLLRWGEPVLALASLERAVELAPDHAETWNALGLARYHAEDRRGAERSFRAGLERHPDHVGLSLGLAALLINEGRHADALALYDRVLRRAPTFAPAHVGRGILLHELGRQDEAEAAFARAVEVARRPARFQRRLEQYRALRRGD encoded by the coding sequence ATGGCCGACGGCCGGCGCGCCATGGTGCGCGGCGACTTCGAGGGCGCGGCGCGGGCGTTCGGACGCGCCACCGAGGAGACGCCGGACGATCCCCGCGCCTGGCTCGCGCTCGGCCGCGCGGAGATGAACGCGGAGCGCTACGCCCGCGCCCGCGACGCCTTCACCCGGCTCGCGACCCTGCGCCCGCGGGCGGCGCTGCCGCGCGTGCTGATCGGCAACTGCTGGGAGCTGCAGCGTCGCTACGACGAGGCGCTCATCGCCTATCGCCACGCGGTGGAGGTCGCCCCGCGCTCGGCCTACGCGCACCGGGTGCTGGGCACGCGGCTGCTGCGCTGGGGCGAGCCGGTGCTCGCGCTCGCGTCGCTCGAGCGCGCGGTGGAGCTGGCCCCCGATCACGCCGAGACCTGGAACGCGCTCGGCCTCGCCCGCTACCACGCCGAAGATCGCCGGGGCGCGGAGCGGTCGTTCCGCGCCGGCCTCGAGCGGCACCCGGATCACGTGGGCCTCTCGCTCGGGCTGGCCGCCCTGCTCATCAACGAGGGCCGGCACGCGGACGCGCTCGCCCTCTACGATCGCGTGCTCCGGCGCGCGCCGACCTTCGCGCCGGCCCACGTGGGGCGCGGCATCCTGCTGCACGAGCTCGGCCGCCAGGACGAGGCGGAGGCGGCCTTCGCGCGGGCGGTGGAGGTGGCGCGGAGGCCGGCGCGCTTCCAGCGGCGGCTCGAGCAGTACCGAGCGCTCCGCCGCGGCGATTGA
- a CDS encoding PEGA domain-containing protein has translation MTRFAGFGIVFGVVAALLLGLVSDADAQRRRRRRQPEPPANGTLVVQSQVDGAEVLVDEATVGFTPLDPLELPPGEHTVRVRRPGYTEFDDVVEIAPGGEAVVPVELIALAMVVTVRSTPDESRVFVDGTFRGNTPIELELIEGEHELRVAAPRFREHTRTITAIPGELELVDVTLEAVPDELLNPRAPEWYEEPVTWIAIGGGAAALAVIIVIVAVVTQQPGPPLQDFCGDNDEMCDLVVRPAWEF, from the coding sequence GTGACGCGCTTCGCGGGGTTCGGGATCGTGTTCGGGGTGGTGGCCGCGCTGCTGCTCGGGCTCGTGAGCGACGCCGACGCGCAGCGCCGGAGGCGGCGTCGTCAGCCGGAGCCGCCCGCCAACGGCACGCTCGTCGTGCAGTCCCAGGTCGACGGCGCCGAGGTGCTGGTCGACGAGGCGACGGTGGGCTTCACCCCGCTCGACCCGCTCGAGCTCCCGCCGGGCGAGCACACCGTGCGCGTGCGCCGCCCTGGCTACACCGAGTTCGACGACGTGGTGGAGATCGCCCCCGGCGGCGAGGCGGTGGTGCCGGTCGAGCTGATCGCGCTCGCGATGGTGGTGACGGTGCGCTCGACCCCCGACGAGTCGCGCGTGTTCGTCGACGGGACGTTCCGCGGCAACACCCCGATCGAGCTCGAGCTGATCGAGGGCGAGCACGAGCTTCGCGTCGCGGCCCCGCGCTTCCGCGAGCACACCCGCACGATCACCGCCATCCCGGGCGAGCTGGAGCTGGTGGACGTGACCCTCGAGGCGGTCCCCGACGAGCTCCTGAACCCGCGCGCGCCGGAGTGGTACGAGGAGCCGGTGACCTGGATCGCGATCGGCGGCGGCGCGGCGGCCCTCGCGGTCATCATCGTGATCGTCGCGGTGGTGACCCAGCAGCCCGGCCCGCCGCTCCAGGACTTCTGCGGCGACAACGACGAGATGTGCGACCTCGTCGTCCGGCCTGCCTGGGAGTTCTAG
- a CDS encoding enoyl-CoA hydratase-related protein produces the protein MGEQAKREIELGGGVGVKTERRGAIAVWTIDRPERMNALSRAVVRELGRLAREAAADRTLRAVVLTGAGDKAFCAGADLKERRGMDEDDVRDFLPLYRASFGEIDRLPVPVIAALNGVAYGGGLELALACDFRVMAAIAKIGLTETSLGIIPGAGGTQRLTRIVGEAKAKELIVFARRLEADEALAIGLVTRVAAEGQSALEAALELAAPLEHAAPIAIGAALDAIDGAFDLPLEAGLSLEQRCYERTLASKDRVEAITAFAEKRKPVFRGE, from the coding sequence ATGGGCGAACAGGCGAAGCGAGAGATCGAGCTGGGCGGCGGCGTGGGCGTGAAGACGGAGCGCCGCGGGGCGATCGCGGTCTGGACCATCGACCGGCCGGAGCGGATGAACGCGCTGTCCCGCGCGGTGGTGCGGGAGCTGGGGCGGCTGGCGCGCGAGGCGGCGGCGGACCGGACGCTGCGGGCCGTGGTGCTGACCGGCGCGGGTGACAAGGCCTTCTGCGCGGGGGCGGACCTCAAGGAGCGCCGCGGGATGGACGAGGACGACGTCCGCGACTTCCTGCCGCTCTATCGCGCGAGCTTCGGGGAGATCGATCGGCTGCCGGTCCCCGTGATCGCGGCGCTGAACGGGGTGGCGTACGGCGGCGGGCTCGAGCTGGCGCTCGCCTGCGACTTCCGGGTGATGGCGGCCATTGCGAAGATCGGGCTGACCGAGACCTCGCTCGGCATCATCCCGGGCGCGGGCGGGACCCAGCGGCTCACCCGGATCGTCGGCGAGGCCAAGGCCAAGGAGCTGATCGTGTTCGCGCGGCGCCTCGAGGCCGACGAGGCGCTCGCCATCGGGCTCGTGACCCGGGTCGCGGCCGAGGGCCAGAGCGCGCTCGAGGCGGCGCTGGAGCTGGCCGCGCCCCTCGAGCACGCGGCGCCCATCGCGATCGGGGCCGCGCTCGACGCGATCGACGGCGCGTTCGATCTGCCCCTCGAGGCGGGCCTGTCGCTCGAGCAGCGCTGCTACGAGCGGACCCTCGCCTCGAAGGACCGCGTCGAGGCCATCACCGCGTTCGCCGAGAAGCGCAAGCCGGTCTTCCGCGGCGAGTGA
- a CDS encoding MarR family transcriptional regulator, which translates to MTRRPLGGHNRREMSETPQEMWESELIASDALGRLMEFWGFKRNMGRIWTVLYLSDEPLTAQDLRERLQLSSGAVSMTLKDLSRWGTVRKVWIQGDRKDYFAAEGDLWKMISRVFRERELVEVQEAIANLERALAALSARPKGGSKGASEADRTRATVQRERIEQLLDLARLGLRLLSALLSEKRVDATALARVLLGGDKDS; encoded by the coding sequence TTGACCCGAAGGCCCCTCGGCGGCCACAACCGGCGGGAGATGTCCGAGACGCCGCAGGAGATGTGGGAGAGCGAGCTGATCGCGAGCGACGCGCTCGGGCGGCTGATGGAGTTCTGGGGCTTCAAGCGCAACATGGGCCGGATCTGGACGGTGCTCTACCTGTCCGACGAGCCGCTGACCGCGCAGGACCTCCGCGAGCGCCTCCAGCTCTCGAGCGGGGCCGTCTCGATGACGCTCAAGGACCTCTCGCGCTGGGGCACGGTCCGCAAGGTCTGGATTCAGGGGGACCGCAAGGACTACTTCGCGGCCGAGGGCGATCTCTGGAAGATGATCTCGCGCGTGTTCCGGGAGCGCGAGCTGGTCGAGGTGCAGGAGGCGATCGCGAACCTCGAGCGCGCGCTCGCGGCGCTGAGCGCACGGCCGAAGGGCGGGTCGAAGGGCGCGTCGGAGGCCGACCGCACCCGCGCCACCGTGCAGCGCGAGCGCATCGAGCAGCTGCTCGACCTCGCGCGGCTCGGGCTCCGGCTGCTGAGCGCGCTCCTGAGCGAGAAGCGCGTCGACGCGACCGCGCTCGCGCGGGTGCTGCTGGGCGGCGACAAGGACAGCTGA
- a CDS encoding M36 family metallopeptidase yields MSWTACVAFGALCGLIVTSTADAQPAFRGGLDAYLSAAPMRGPMARAPLQGLAVRGVDAQRGVPTLVVGRGETPDASARSARQKAWWHLTRLAAAFGVGATDLQSVALTRIEPTAGGGTLAVFTQRIDGVPVFQTRLTLLLDASGAIVAAGGRLLPAARAGSFRWDARRATALALADHFASPPPALRRSQARADGWDRFALRPPSSGLAMDRDARARPVWFPLPTQLAPAFQVELWVPDPRGAILVDYVVDARDGSLLMRRELTDWDAYSYRVFADEAAPHRPVDSPFGDTTPDPLGRPVDGMLPPFAAQGMITLEAFNTNPMGGVDPWLAPGAVWTRGNNVDAYADLVAPDGFDDGDVRAITTAAGVFDHPFDGARPPDAGVGQQQAAVTHLFFVNNWLHDFYYDAGFDEAAGNAQIANFGRGGEEDDVLRAEALDHSGRNNANMSTPADGESPRMQMYLWDGLDDAAVASGGATFDVGVARFGPTSFDVTAPTAVVDDGVGTGSDGCEPIGADLSGQIAVVDRGGCSFILKIQNAEAAGALGVIVINDRGTGTTNMSGTGTTGIGALMVSQADGAGLRGGAEATLRRQLGPDAASSLDSQVVTHEWGHYLHRRLVDFGTVQGRSQSEGWGDFLSIMMLLRPGDDLRGAYPTSSYSNHGDEPLYYGTRRVPYSVDRAFDALSFRHISDGEALPDTHPVGPGPRDNSEVHNAGEIWATMMHDALVAMLERSATAGAPYDFDGGLRRMAGYIVVGMQLAPRNPTFTEQRDAMVAAALAVDLEDARLIAEAFAGRGAGTCAVSPARDSTDLIGVVEDLDLAPLPVITSLTLDTEGPGLACDADGLVDRGEDGWARVEIRNEGVVPMRGASLVLWADDFAFGLPAGDEHPIAELAPGDSVTVEVPVRVEDTPRPANPVLVRATVMADALCGDVARELRVALDQDLAPSASEDFELPPPWFAETSLDGVSTGVWSVGPSRLGGSSHALRGVGAGSITDTAVELPEVVASASDPLVLSFVHRYELEAEPGTFWDGGVIELSTDGGASWEDVSTYVTTGYDGTLTDRADNPLSFREAYSGQNPSHPDADAVRLDFDTALAGEAVRFRFRIGTDQASGTTGWEIDDLRVEGGAPLPFVGYVDDAADCADAPDADAGPDQEVASGALVTLDGSGSSDPNGDPLGFAWRGLEMDLALDDATLAGPSFVAPTVDAPLDLTLRLRVSDGAASDTDDVVIRVLPPPAPMDEDAGRPPVRADGGVASADGSAPGGDGGPGEPEGGGCGCRSAGGPPPSAAWLALAPLALLSRARRRRSRRPPARPRTRDPRAG; encoded by the coding sequence ATGAGCTGGACCGCGTGCGTCGCGTTCGGGGCGCTATGCGGGCTGATCGTCACGTCCACCGCGGACGCGCAGCCGGCGTTCCGCGGCGGGCTCGACGCGTACCTCTCGGCGGCGCCGATGCGGGGGCCGATGGCGCGGGCGCCGCTCCAGGGGCTGGCCGTGCGCGGGGTCGACGCGCAGCGCGGCGTGCCGACGCTGGTGGTCGGGCGCGGCGAGACGCCGGACGCGAGCGCGCGCTCGGCGCGGCAGAAGGCGTGGTGGCACCTGACGCGGCTCGCGGCGGCGTTCGGCGTGGGCGCGACGGATCTGCAGTCGGTGGCGCTCACGCGGATCGAGCCCACGGCGGGCGGAGGCACGCTCGCGGTCTTCACCCAGCGAATCGACGGGGTCCCGGTGTTCCAGACCCGGCTGACGCTCCTGCTCGACGCGTCCGGCGCGATCGTCGCCGCCGGCGGCCGACTGCTGCCCGCGGCGCGGGCCGGGAGCTTCCGATGGGACGCGCGGCGCGCCACGGCGCTCGCCCTCGCCGATCACTTCGCCAGCCCGCCGCCCGCGCTCCGCCGCAGCCAGGCCCGCGCCGACGGCTGGGACCGCTTCGCGCTCCGCCCGCCCTCCTCGGGCCTCGCGATGGACCGGGACGCGCGCGCCCGCCCGGTGTGGTTCCCGCTCCCGACCCAGCTCGCGCCGGCCTTCCAGGTGGAGCTGTGGGTGCCCGATCCGCGCGGCGCCATCCTCGTGGACTACGTGGTCGACGCCCGCGACGGATCGCTCTTGATGCGGCGCGAGCTGACGGACTGGGACGCGTACAGCTACCGCGTCTTCGCAGACGAGGCGGCGCCGCACCGCCCGGTCGACAGCCCCTTCGGCGACACCACGCCCGATCCGCTCGGGCGCCCGGTCGATGGCATGCTCCCGCCCTTCGCGGCCCAGGGCATGATCACGCTCGAGGCGTTCAACACCAACCCGATGGGCGGCGTCGACCCGTGGCTCGCGCCGGGCGCCGTCTGGACCCGCGGCAACAACGTCGACGCCTACGCGGACCTCGTCGCGCCCGACGGCTTCGACGACGGCGACGTCCGGGCCATCACCACCGCGGCCGGCGTGTTCGACCACCCGTTCGACGGCGCGCGCCCCCCGGACGCGGGCGTGGGCCAGCAGCAAGCGGCGGTCACCCACCTCTTCTTCGTCAACAACTGGCTGCACGACTTCTACTACGACGCCGGCTTCGACGAGGCGGCGGGCAACGCGCAGATCGCCAACTTCGGGCGCGGCGGCGAGGAAGACGACGTGCTCCGCGCGGAGGCCCTCGATCACTCGGGGCGCAACAACGCGAACATGAGCACGCCGGCCGACGGCGAGTCGCCGCGCATGCAGATGTATCTCTGGGACGGGCTCGACGACGCCGCGGTCGCGAGCGGCGGCGCGACCTTCGACGTGGGCGTGGCGCGCTTCGGGCCGACCTCCTTCGACGTCACCGCGCCCACCGCGGTGGTAGACGACGGCGTGGGCACGGGCTCCGACGGCTGCGAGCCCATCGGCGCCGACCTGAGCGGCCAGATCGCGGTGGTCGACCGCGGCGGCTGCTCGTTCATCCTGAAGATCCAGAACGCGGAGGCGGCCGGCGCGCTCGGCGTCATCGTGATCAACGACCGCGGGACCGGGACGACCAACATGTCCGGCACCGGCACCACGGGGATCGGCGCGCTGATGGTGAGCCAGGCGGACGGCGCGGGCCTGCGCGGCGGCGCGGAGGCGACCCTGCGGCGGCAGCTCGGCCCGGACGCCGCCAGCTCGCTCGACAGCCAGGTCGTCACCCACGAGTGGGGGCACTACCTGCACCGGCGCCTGGTGGACTTCGGGACCGTGCAGGGCCGCAGCCAGAGCGAGGGCTGGGGCGACTTCCTCTCGATCATGATGCTGCTCCGCCCGGGCGACGACCTGCGCGGCGCGTATCCGACCTCGAGCTACTCGAACCACGGCGACGAGCCGCTCTACTACGGCACGCGGCGGGTGCCCTACTCCGTCGACCGCGCCTTCGACGCGCTCAGCTTCCGGCACATCTCGGACGGCGAGGCGCTCCCCGACACCCACCCCGTCGGGCCCGGCCCGCGGGACAACTCCGAGGTGCACAACGCGGGCGAGATCTGGGCCACGATGATGCACGACGCGCTCGTGGCGATGCTCGAGCGGAGCGCCACGGCCGGCGCACCCTACGACTTCGACGGGGGCCTGCGCCGCATGGCCGGCTACATCGTGGTCGGCATGCAGCTCGCGCCCCGCAACCCGACCTTCACCGAGCAGCGCGACGCGATGGTGGCCGCCGCGCTGGCCGTGGACCTCGAGGACGCGCGCCTGATCGCCGAGGCGTTCGCGGGCCGCGGGGCCGGCACCTGCGCCGTCAGCCCCGCGCGCGACTCGACCGACCTCATCGGCGTGGTCGAGGATCTGGACCTCGCGCCGCTCCCGGTCATCACCTCGCTCACGTTGGACACCGAGGGCCCCGGGCTCGCGTGCGACGCGGATGGGCTCGTGGACCGCGGCGAGGACGGCTGGGCGCGGGTCGAGATCCGCAACGAGGGCGTGGTCCCGATGCGCGGCGCCTCGCTCGTGCTCTGGGCCGACGACTTCGCGTTCGGGCTCCCGGCCGGCGACGAGCACCCCATCGCCGAGCTCGCGCCGGGCGACTCGGTCACGGTGGAGGTGCCGGTGCGGGTGGAGGACACGCCGCGCCCGGCCAACCCGGTGCTCGTGCGGGCCACGGTCATGGCGGACGCGCTCTGCGGCGACGTGGCGCGGGAGCTGCGCGTGGCCCTCGACCAGGACCTGGCGCCGAGCGCGTCCGAGGACTTCGAGCTGCCGCCGCCCTGGTTCGCCGAGACCAGCCTCGACGGCGTTAGCACGGGCGTCTGGTCGGTGGGGCCCTCCCGGCTCGGCGGGAGCAGTCACGCGCTGCGCGGCGTCGGCGCGGGCTCGATCACCGACACCGCGGTGGAGCTGCCCGAGGTGGTCGCGAGCGCGAGCGATCCCCTGGTGCTCTCCTTCGTGCACCGCTACGAGCTCGAGGCCGAGCCGGGCACCTTCTGGGACGGCGGCGTGATCGAGCTGTCGACCGATGGCGGCGCGAGCTGGGAGGACGTCTCGACCTACGTCACGACCGGCTACGACGGGACGCTGACGGACCGGGCCGACAACCCGCTGAGCTTCCGCGAAGCTTACTCGGGTCAGAACCCGAGCCACCCGGACGCGGACGCCGTCCGGCTCGACTTCGATACGGCCCTCGCGGGCGAGGCGGTGCGCTTCCGCTTCCGGATCGGCACCGATCAGGCGAGCGGGACCACGGGCTGGGAGATCGACGACCTGCGGGTCGAGGGAGGCGCGCCGCTGCCCTTCGTCGGCTACGTGGACGACGCGGCCGACTGCGCCGACGCGCCGGACGCCGACGCGGGACCCGACCAGGAGGTCGCGTCGGGAGCCCTGGTCACGCTCGACGGATCGGGCAGCTCCGACCCGAACGGCGACCCCCTGGGCTTCGCCTGGCGGGGGCTGGAGATGGATCTGGCGCTCGACGACGCCACCCTCGCCGGCCCGAGCTTCGTGGCCCCCACGGTGGACGCGCCGCTCGACTTGACCCTGCGCCTCCGGGTCAGCGACGGCGCGGCCAGCGACACCGACGACGTGGTGATCCGGGTGCTGCCGCCGCCGGCGCCGATGGACGAGGACGCGGGCCGGCCGCCGGTCCGCGCGGACGGCGGCGTCGCAAGCGCCGACGGGAGCGCGCCGGGCGGGGACGGCGGCCCGGGCGAGCCCGAGGGCGGCGGCTGCGGCTGCCGGAGCGCGGGTGGACCGCCCCCCTCGGCCGCGTGGCTCGCGCTGGCGCCGCTCGCGCTCCTCAGTCGGGCTCGACGTCGCCGATCGCGAAGACCGCCCGCGCGTCCGAGAACGCGCGATCCGCGGGCGGGTTGA
- a CDS encoding amino acid permease, with protein MGLLSAVGVGVGAIVGGGILVLAGVGLAATGPSTMVAFALNGLIAVLTALSFAEMSSAFPESGGAYTFAKKVLAVRSAFAVGWVLWFAYIVAAVLYGLGFAEYGLAALDGVWRLAGGDAPGWLRAPSTLRVVALGAVAAYTVMSIRSASGGGQWETLGKMALFAVLIGAGGWAILQAPPGRVADGLSPFFAHGAGGLVSAMGLTFIALQGFDLIAAVGGEVKRPERNIPRAMLISLAIAMVVYLPLLFIVSTVGVPPGRSVAAMSAESPATIMADAARQFAGTAGYWMVTAAAVLSTLSALSANILAASRVAQSMSGDRTLPRVLSRRHPSRGTPAMAIYASALALAVILLIVPDTTAAGAAASLIFLVCFALVHWTSFLARRRATKPAPFRTPLFPAVQVVGGVSCAALAVFQTVSVPSAGLIAAVWLGLGVLLYFSLFADRARAVDAFSEAADPSLVALRGRTPLVLVPVANPASAAALASLGNALAPPVVGEVVLLTVLRQGPAAEEGDDEAAPPALERALADVQAVVREALRTSVMGGHAPEVLIAVAPDPWPEIARVARSRRCESLLVGLSSAAEQAGTAPLERLINEVGSDVVVLRADASWTPDAIERVIVPVGGRGKHDALRARLLGSLGRQSAGRIHRFVRVMPPGTAPEVLAQAERELEVFASEETPHHPEAQVIEADDVVEALAAMAQPNDLLVLGLHQHRGRRLFGEVALRLARRTDAAVLMISHRA; from the coding sequence ATGGGCTTGCTCTCCGCGGTGGGGGTCGGCGTCGGGGCGATCGTCGGCGGCGGCATCCTCGTCCTCGCCGGCGTGGGGCTCGCGGCCACCGGCCCGAGCACGATGGTCGCCTTCGCGCTCAACGGGCTCATCGCGGTGCTGACCGCGCTCAGCTTCGCCGAGATGTCCTCGGCGTTCCCGGAGTCGGGGGGCGCCTACACCTTCGCCAAGAAGGTGCTGGCCGTGCGCTCCGCCTTCGCGGTGGGCTGGGTGCTCTGGTTCGCGTACATCGTGGCGGCCGTCCTCTACGGCCTCGGCTTCGCCGAGTACGGGCTGGCGGCGCTCGACGGCGTGTGGCGGCTCGCCGGCGGCGACGCCCCGGGGTGGCTGCGCGCGCCGTCGACCCTGCGGGTGGTCGCCCTGGGGGCCGTGGCCGCCTACACGGTGATGTCGATCCGCAGCGCGTCCGGCGGAGGCCAGTGGGAGACCCTCGGCAAGATGGCGCTCTTCGCGGTCCTCATCGGGGCGGGCGGCTGGGCGATCCTCCAGGCGCCGCCGGGGCGCGTCGCGGACGGGCTGTCGCCGTTCTTCGCGCACGGCGCGGGCGGGCTCGTCTCGGCGATGGGCCTGACCTTCATCGCGCTGCAGGGCTTCGACCTGATCGCCGCGGTGGGGGGCGAGGTGAAGCGGCCCGAGCGCAACATCCCGCGCGCGATGCTGATCTCGCTGGCGATCGCGATGGTGGTGTACCTCCCGCTCCTGTTCATCGTGTCCACGGTCGGCGTGCCCCCCGGCCGCAGCGTCGCGGCGATGAGCGCGGAGAGCCCCGCGACGATCATGGCGGACGCCGCGCGTCAGTTCGCCGGGACCGCCGGGTACTGGATGGTCACGGCCGCGGCGGTGCTCTCCACGCTCTCGGCGCTCTCCGCGAACATCCTGGCCGCCAGCCGCGTGGCGCAGAGCATGTCGGGCGACCGCACGCTGCCGCGCGTGCTGTCGCGCCGGCACCCGAGCCGCGGCACGCCCGCCATGGCGATCTACGCGAGCGCGCTCGCGCTGGCCGTCATCCTCCTCATCGTCCCGGACACCACCGCCGCCGGGGCAGCCGCGAGCCTGATCTTCCTCGTGTGCTTCGCGCTGGTGCACTGGACGAGCTTCCTCGCCCGGCGTCGCGCGACGAAGCCGGCGCCGTTCCGGACGCCCCTGTTCCCCGCCGTCCAGGTGGTCGGGGGCGTGTCCTGCGCCGCGCTGGCCGTGTTCCAGACCGTGAGCGTCCCGTCCGCCGGGCTCATCGCGGCGGTGTGGCTGGGCCTCGGCGTGCTCCTCTACTTCTCGCTCTTCGCCGACCGGGCGCGCGCGGTCGACGCCTTCAGCGAGGCGGCCGATCCCAGCCTCGTGGCGCTCCGCGGTCGCACGCCGCTGGTCCTCGTCCCGGTCGCGAACCCCGCGAGCGCCGCCGCGCTGGCCTCCCTCGGCAACGCCCTCGCGCCGCCCGTGGTCGGCGAGGTGGTGCTCCTGACGGTCCTCCGCCAGGGGCCGGCGGCGGAGGAGGGCGACGACGAGGCGGCGCCTCCGGCCCTCGAGCGGGCCCTCGCGGACGTCCAGGCCGTGGTCCGGGAGGCGCTGCGCACCTCGGTGATGGGCGGCCACGCGCCGGAGGTGCTCATTGCGGTGGCGCCCGATCCGTGGCCGGAGATCGCGCGCGTGGCCCGCAGCCGCCGCTGCGAGAGCCTCCTGGTCGGGCTGTCCTCGGCCGCCGAGCAGGCGGGGACGGCGCCGCTCGAGCGGCTGATCAACGAGGTCGGCTCCGACGTCGTCGTGCTTCGCGCGGACGCGTCCTGGACGCCCGACGCGATCGAGCGGGTGATCGTGCCGGTCGGGGGCCGGGGCAAACACGACGCGCTGCGCGCGCGGCTGCTCGGGAGCCTGGGCCGCCAGTCGGCGGGGCGCATCCACCGGTTCGTCCGCGTCATGCCTCCCGGCACCGCGCCCGAGGTGCTGGCGCAGGCGGAGCGCGAGCTCGAGGTCTTCGCGTCCGAGGAGACGCCGCATCATCCCGAGGCGCAGGTGATCGAGGCCGACGATGTGGTCGAGGCGCTGGCCGCCATGGCCCAGCCGAACGATCTGCTCGTGCTGGGTCTGCACCAGCACCGCGGTCGCCGCCTGTTCGGCGAGGTGGCGCTGCGCCTGGCCCGCCGCACCGACGCCGCCGTCCTGATGATCAGCCACCGGGCCTGA
- a CDS encoding peroxiredoxin translates to MLRPETEAPLFRAMSVDGREVALKDLRGRIVVLYFFRRAFTRNCTVETKGFRDNYADLRAIGAEVIGVSCDDNATQCRFAEAQGVDFPMIADTDRQISNDYQTFFWLLPRVSHRVTYVIDREGTVAGVFNHEFQVSKHLDEVLRFVKELAGIALSTRPPSSSLTPSPEGET, encoded by the coding sequence ATGCTGCGTCCCGAGACGGAGGCTCCCCTGTTCCGCGCCATGTCGGTCGATGGCCGCGAGGTGGCGCTGAAGGACCTCCGCGGACGCATCGTGGTGCTCTACTTCTTCCGGCGCGCGTTCACCCGGAACTGCACGGTCGAGACCAAGGGCTTCCGCGACAACTACGCGGACCTGCGCGCGATCGGCGCCGAGGTGATCGGCGTCTCCTGCGACGACAACGCGACGCAGTGCCGCTTCGCCGAGGCCCAGGGGGTCGACTTCCCGATGATCGCCGACACGGACCGGCAGATCTCGAACGACTACCAGACCTTCTTCTGGCTGCTCCCGCGCGTCAGCCACCGGGTGACCTACGTCATCGACCGCGAGGGCACGGTCGCCGGCGTGTTCAACCACGAGTTCCAGGTCTCGAAGCACCTCGACGAGGTCCTGCGCTTCGTCAAGGAGCTGGCCGGGATCGCGCTGTCGACGCGCCCCCCTTCCTCGTCGCTCACGCCTTCGCCCGAGGGCGAAACATGA
- a CDS encoding phosphatase PAP2 family protein — MRENARETVPENARETARESQTSDVGRVERRPAWGLTWRVLVAWAFHLGLVALLVLVVYGTAAPLLDGFDEWLLRAAYRHYSDANAAFAEGVSLLGQPYVAVPIMLSGLAIVFVYVSPRAALFVFLVYFFAGADYLILNQLIGRPRPHLFEALPAPTGFGTPSGHSTATMALFGSLAAVVWRRLERRGLWLVIPLVLVFVAVGATRVFLQVHRPSDVLLAWLMTGTWMWIVYALMFRPRAKA; from the coding sequence GTGCGAGAGAACGCGCGAGAGACGGTGCCAGAGAACGCGCGAGAGACCGCTCGAGAATCACAGACGAGCGACGTCGGCCGCGTCGAGCGCCGCCCGGCGTGGGGCCTGACCTGGCGCGTGCTGGTGGCGTGGGCGTTCCACCTCGGCCTCGTCGCGCTCCTCGTGCTCGTCGTCTACGGGACCGCCGCGCCGCTGCTCGACGGCTTCGACGAGTGGCTGCTGCGGGCGGCGTACCGTCACTACTCGGACGCGAACGCGGCCTTCGCCGAGGGCGTCAGCTTGCTCGGCCAGCCGTACGTCGCGGTGCCGATCATGCTCTCGGGCCTCGCCATCGTGTTCGTCTACGTCAGCCCACGGGCGGCGCTCTTCGTCTTCCTCGTCTACTTCTTCGCGGGGGCGGACTACCTCATCCTCAACCAGCTGATCGGCCGGCCTCGGCCGCACCTCTTCGAGGCGCTCCCCGCGCCGACGGGCTTCGGCACGCCGAGCGGCCACAGCACCGCGACGATGGCGCTCTTCGGGAGCCTCGCGGCGGTCGTGTGGCGGCGGCTCGAGCGGCGCGGCCTGTGGCTGGTGATCCCGCTCGTCCTCGTCTTCGTCGCCGTGGGCGCGACCCGGGTGTTCCTCCAGGTGCATCGGCCGAGCGACGTGCTGCTCGCGTGGCTGATGACGGGGACGTGGATGTGGATCGTCTACGCGCTCATGTTTCGCCCTCGGGCGAAGGCGTGA
- the dps gene encoding DNA starvation/stationary phase protection protein Dps, producing MHATRNDLSEKTRAGVVELLNASLADALDLVLQSKQAHWNVKGPHFKPLHDLFDQVYAAAGEWADDLAERAVALGGVAKGTREVVVESSRLSKYDLGITSGRVHVRAIADALATFGKHARASIPVADDQLGDAVTADLFTELAAAADEQLWMVEAHLHDG from the coding sequence ATGCACGCCACCCGTAACGACCTCTCGGAGAAGACCCGCGCCGGCGTGGTCGAGCTCCTGAACGCCAGCCTCGCCGACGCGCTGGACCTCGTCCTGCAATCGAAGCAGGCGCACTGGAACGTCAAGGGTCCGCACTTCAAGCCGCTGCACGATCTGTTCGACCAGGTCTACGCCGCGGCCGGTGAGTGGGCGGACGACCTCGCGGAGCGCGCGGTGGCCCTCGGCGGCGTCGCGAAGGGCACGCGGGAGGTCGTCGTCGAGTCGAGCCGCCTCTCGAAGTACGACCTCGGCATCACGAGCGGCCGGGTCCACGTCCGGGCCATCGCCGACGCGCTCGCCACCTTCGGCAAGCACGCGCGCGCGTCCATCCCGGTGGCCGACGACCAGCTCGGCGACGCCGTGACCGCGGACCTGTTCACCGAGCTCGCGGCGGCCGCGGACGAGCAGCTGTGGATGGTCGAGGCGCACCTGCACGACGGCTGA